A window of the Fuscovulum sp. genome harbors these coding sequences:
- a CDS encoding F0F1 ATP synthase subunit B, whose product MRTLLAFLALSATPAFAAAGKPFFSLSNTDFVVSIGFLVFIGILLKYKVPGKIVGLLDSRAAQIKAELEEARSLRDEAKALLASYERKQKDVQEQSERIVANAKEEAMNAAEQAKADLQASIARRMAAAEDQIASAEASAIRAVREQAIAVAVAAAGDVLAKQMTAEGTSASIDAAIAQVEAKLH is encoded by the coding sequence ATGAGAACGCTTCTGGCATTTCTGGCGCTGTCTGCCACCCCGGCCTTTGCGGCGGCGGGCAAGCCGTTCTTTTCGCTGAGCAACACCGATTTCGTGGTGAGCATCGGTTTCCTCGTCTTTATCGGCATCCTGCTGAAGTACAAGGTGCCGGGCAAGATCGTGGGGCTGCTGGACAGCCGCGCGGCGCAGATCAAGGCGGAACTGGAAGAGGCGCGCAGCCTGCGTGACGAAGCCAAGGCGCTGCTGGCATCCTATGAGCGCAAGCAAAAGGATGTGCAGGAGCAATCCGAGCGGATCGTTGCAAACGCCAAGGAAGAGGCGATGAACGCGGCAGAGCAGGCCAAGGCCGATCTGCAGGCGTCGATCGCGCGGCGGATGGCGGCGGCCGAGGATCAGATCGCTTCGGCCGAAGCATCGGCCATTCGCGCAGTGCGCGAGCAGGCGATTGCGGTGGCGGTTGCGGCTGCGGGCGATGTGCTGGCCAAGCAGATGACGGCAGAGGGTACCTCTGCCTCTATCGACGCGGCGATTGCGCAGGTGGAAGCCAAGCTGCACTGA
- a CDS encoding F0F1 ATP synthase subunit B', with product MATESTADVIGACVDANGSAIGMPQLCVEWMPNQIFWLVVALIAIYFVLSRIALPRIGGVLAERKGTITNDLTAAEELKAKAVEAEKAYQDALTRARAEAAKIVAEARADIQKDLDAATARADAEIAARSAESEKRIGEIRAGALEAVTEVAKDTAKELVNALGGKADARSVTAAVTARLKG from the coding sequence ATGGCAACTGAATCGACTGCCGATGTGATCGGAGCCTGCGTGGATGCCAATGGCAGTGCCATTGGGATGCCGCAGCTGTGCGTGGAGTGGATGCCGAACCAGATCTTCTGGTTGGTCGTCGCGCTGATCGCGATCTATTTCGTCCTGTCGCGTATCGCGCTGCCCCGGATTGGCGGGGTTCTGGCCGAGCGCAAGGGCACGATCACGAATGACCTGACGGCAGCGGAAGAACTGAAGGCCAAGGCGGTGGAAGCCGAGAAAGCCTATCAGGATGCGTTGACGCGGGCGCGTGCGGAGGCTGCAAAGATTGTGGCTGAGGCGCGGGCCGACATCCAGAAGGATCTGGATGCCGCAACGGCGCGGGCCGATGCCGAGATCGCGGCGCGGTCGGCGGAATCGGAAAAGCGGATCGGCGAAATTCGTGCCGGGGCGCTGGAGGCCGTGACCGAAGTGGCGAAGGATACCGCCAAGGAACTGGTCAATGCGCTGGGCGGCAAGGCGGATGCGCGGTCGGTGACCGCGGCTGTGACCGCACGGCTGAAAGGGTGA
- a CDS encoding F0F1 ATP synthase subunit C, producing MEGDIASMGQFIGAGLAAIGSGVAAVGVGNVAANFLAGALRNPSAAGSQTATLFIGLAFAEALGIFAFLVALLLMFAV from the coding sequence ATGGAAGGCGATATCGCAAGCATGGGTCAGTTCATCGGTGCCGGCCTCGCCGCCATCGGGTCGGGCGTGGCCGCTGTCGGTGTGGGCAACGTGGCCGCGAACTTCCTGGCGGGCGCCCTGCGCAACCCGTCGGCAGCCGGTTCGCAGACCGCGACCCTGTTCATCGGTCTGGCCTTTGCAGAAGCTCTGGGGATCTTCGCGTTCCTCGTGGCACTTCTGCTGATGTTCGCCGTCTGA
- a CDS encoding F0F1 ATP synthase subunit A produces MAEEAHSEGGLVFHPMDQFIVKPLFGDGPVEWYTPTNVTLWLGIAVLCTVALFVMGTRGRAIIPTRVQSIAELAYGFIYKMVEDIAGPDGAKYFPKIFTLFVFIMMTNYLALIPMSYSPTSHIAATAVLGFGVFIAVTVLGFVKNGAHFLGLFWMSEAPLVLRPIIAVIEVISYFVRPVSHSIRLAGNIMAGHTVIKVFAAFAGVVALAPVSILAIVAIYGLEVLVAFIQAYVFTILTCVYLRDALHPGH; encoded by the coding sequence GTGGCGGAAGAGGCGCATAGCGAAGGCGGTCTGGTGTTTCACCCGATGGACCAGTTCATCGTCAAGCCGCTGTTCGGCGATGGTCCGGTGGAATGGTACACGCCCACGAACGTGACGCTGTGGCTGGGCATTGCGGTGCTGTGCACGGTGGCGCTGTTCGTGATGGGCACGCGCGGGCGGGCGATCATTCCGACGCGGGTGCAATCCATCGCAGAGCTGGCCTACGGGTTTATCTACAAGATGGTGGAAGATATCGCCGGGCCGGATGGCGCGAAGTATTTCCCCAAGATCTTTACGCTGTTCGTCTTCATCATGATGACGAACTATCTGGCGCTGATCCCGATGTCCTATAGCCCCACGTCGCATATCGCGGCGACGGCGGTTCTGGGCTTTGGCGTGTTCATCGCCGTGACGGTGCTGGGTTTCGTCAAGAACGGGGCGCATTTCCTTGGCCTGTTCTGGATGTCCGAGGCGCCGCTGGTGCTGCGCCCGATCATCGCGGTGATCGAGGTCATTTCCTACTTTGTGCGTCCGGTCAGCCATTCCATCCGACTGGCGGGCAACATCATGGCCGGCCATACGGTGATCAAGGTGTTCGCCGCTTTTGCCGGGGTGGTTGCCCTGGCACCGGTGTCGATCCTGGCCATCGTCGCGATCTATGGGCTTGAGGTGCTGGTCGCCTTTATCCAGGCCTATGTCTTTACCATCCTGACCTGCGTCTATCTGCGGGATGCCCTGCATCCCGGCCACTGA
- a CDS encoding AtpZ/AtpI family protein, with protein sequence MAEDPDRERLRALEERIAKVKGVVEGPAKRHQDSQYSQANLAWRMVVELVAGLGIGFGIGYGLDVLFGTLPIFMVLFIFAGLAAGVKTMLRSAKEVQERKAAEAAEEGDD encoded by the coding sequence ATGGCTGAAGACCCTGATCGCGAGCGTCTGCGGGCGCTTGAGGAAAGGATCGCCAAGGTGAAGGGCGTGGTCGAAGGACCCGCCAAGCGCCATCAGGACAGCCAGTATTCGCAGGCCAATCTGGCATGGCGGATGGTGGTGGAACTTGTGGCCGGTCTGGGGATCGGCTTCGGCATCGGATACGGGCTGGATGTTCTGTTTGGAACGCTGCCCATCTTCATGGTGCTGTTCATTTTCGCGGGTCTCGCGGCGGGTGTGAAAACCATGCTGAGATCGGCGAAAGAGGTGCAGGAACGCAAGGCGGCCGAGGCCGCCGAAGAAGGGGACGACTGA
- a CDS encoding metalloregulator ArsR/SmtB family transcription factor, with amino-acid sequence MTSPAPHPLDTVFAALADPTRRAILTMLLEDDMAVTDVAHPFAMSLAAISKHLAVLADAGLITQEKRGRVKWCKLEPDALRAASVWMQGFGQFDPVDLDAFERFLASELPEDSEI; translated from the coding sequence ATGACCAGCCCCGCGCCCCATCCGCTCGACACCGTCTTCGCCGCGCTGGCCGATCCCACGCGCCGCGCCATCCTGACGATGCTGCTGGAGGATGACATGGCCGTCACCGATGTGGCCCATCCCTTTGCCATGTCGCTGGCCGCGATCTCAAAGCACCTTGCCGTGCTGGCCGATGCCGGCCTGATCACGCAGGAAAAACGCGGCCGCGTGAAATGGTGCAAGCTGGAGCCCGATGCCCTGCGCGCGGCATCGGTCTGGATGCAGGGCTTCGGCCAGTTCGACCCGGTCGATCTGGATGCCTTCGAACGCTTCCTCGCCTCCGAACTCCCCGAAGACAGCGAAATCTGA